The window CGAATGGCTTATGTGTAGCCTAAGAAAATGTGAGTCTCAACCGCATCGAGCGGTATCGACTCACCCGCTTTCCTCCCCCACCTGTTCCGAGGTGGGGGAGTCCCACGGATCTTTTGTTGAAAATGCTCCTAAAGGTAAGCTTGCTTCTGCCGATGCTGTTGATTGCTCTGACTCGCCCGTCCTAACAGAGGAGGGAATCTTTGACTTCACCAATGAAGCAAGATTTGGACCCGCCGGAGAGGTGGTTACTGCTCAGTTAGCTTCTGCGGTCACTTCTGATGCGGGCTATAACAACGTGGTTGGCTTCTATACTGTGGTTGACGAAGCCGGTGGCATCGATACCGACAATGATGGTATCGCCGATGTCAATCCCGGTGAGGAGGGATATACCCGAGCGGTTTTGGCTCATGCCAAGGATGCCCTTCTCACCAAAGGACAAACCGGCTCTATTGAGTTCACCGCCGGCGAGTTCGTGGTTCCCTTTCTCCTCGCTAATGGGGGAGACCTCGATGAAATTCCGGCAGCACTTCCTGAAGGAGTTCAAGCTTACTTCCCTGATTTGGCTGCTAACGCTGATGGGGCTGAGCACTTCCGTGTCAGCGACAAGACCCTGGGTATTGAAGACCTTTCTGGCGGCGGTGACCAAGACTTTAATGACTTCGTCTTCCAATTGGATTTTGCTTAAGTGTTTCCCGTCTCAGTCAATCAAAATGTCAGTTTCCTAGAAAGAGGCCAAACTTTAAGCACCTTCGTATTTTCTCGAAAAAGCCATGACAACTAACATTCAACTTTCTTTTGCCCTCGGCACTCATCTGGATATGATGGTGACCTATGAGATGGCTGCCCGCATTTGGGAAACTTATCTCGATGACGATGTCACGGTCAACCTCTATGTAGGTACCACCGATTCTCTACCCACCAATGTCGCTGGGGGGGCTTTACCCGGCTTTTCTGCCTATCAAGACTACAGTACCGTTTACAACAGCCTCGTTAGCGATGCCACCAGCAGCGATGACTTCACTGCCAGGGATAATACCTTAGACAGCAACACCTATCACAAAGTCCGCGTTGAGAGTGACGAGGGAGAATCCATCTACGAGATAGAAAATACCCAACTCAAACTCGCGCGGGCTAATGCCAAATCAATTGGGATGGTGGGTGGCGCACAAACAAAGCTGGATGGTTTCATTCTCATGAATGACCTCTCGGCACATTCAACGGTAGTCTGGGATCATGATGCCGTAGACGACAGCGTCAGTTCCAGCCAGCTTGACGCCCTCAGCGTTGCCCTCCACGAAATCGGTCATACCCTGGGCTATGTCAGTGGGTTGGATGCTCCCGGCTTACTGATTGCTACCGAAAACTTCCAAAGCGCAGAAGTTGAAGAAACTTCATCCAGCTACTACCAAGACTTGGTGAACAACCTCCATCACATTACCCCCCTCGATCTGTTCCGTCGTTCTCTAGATACCGCTGGCACTCGAACCACCGAGTTCACCATCGGCAATCACCCCTACTTCTCGATCAACGGCTCGACCAACCTCGGCGATTTCTCCGAAGGACTGGCGACTAGCTTAGGGGGAGACGGCTACCAAGCCAGCCACTGGAAAAATAGCAGCAATCCCCTGGGCATCATGGATCCCACGATTAGCACAGGGGAAACGATGACCATCGAAGAGCTTGACCTCCGCGCCTTTGATGTCATCGGTTGGGACCGCCAAAATCTGGGCTACGACCTCGCTAGCCTCGAGCAAGCCGTTCAAGACGACTTGGTGCAGCAGGCCAAGGGCGTCAAAACTTATGCCGACCTCGAAGCCAACCCGGGCAAATGGGATAACCTCCAAGACGACCTCTCTTGGGATCTTGCGGAAATGATCTATGAATCCCAGGTTTACGAAAGTCTCTGGGGAGGTAACGGCACAAGTTGGTCATCGATTAGTGATGTCTATAACAGCCTCTGGGGAGGCAACGGCACGACTTGGCAGGTCATTCCTGAGACCCTCACTCAGTTGATGCATCTAGTTGCTAAATTTTCCACGTTTGAAGAAGGAATTGATTCGCCCGTCCTAACAGAGGAGGGAATCTTTGACCTCACCAATGAAGCAAGATTTGGACCCGCCGGAGAGGTGGTTACTGCTCAGTTAGCTTCTGCGGTTACCTCTGATGCGGGCTTTAACAATCTGGTTGGCTTCTATACCGTGGTTGACGAAGCTGGTGGTATCGATACCGACGATGATGGTATCGCCGATGTCAATCCCGGTGACGATGGCTATACCCAAGCTGCTTTAGCTCATGCCGAGGATCCCCTTCTCACCAAAGGACAAACCGGCTCCATTGAGTTCACCGCCGGCGAGTTCGTGGTTCCCTTTCTCCTCGCTAATGGGGGAGACCTTGATGAAATTCCGGCAGCACTTCCTGAAGGGGTTCAAGCTTACTTCCCTGATCTGGCTGCTAACACCGATGGGGCTGAGCACTTCCGTGTCAGCGACAAGACCCTGGGCATTGAAGACCTTTTTGGCGGGGGCGACCAAGACTTTAATGACTTCGTCTTCCAATTGGATTTTGCTTAAGTGTTTCCCGTCTCAGCAAATCAAAACGTCAGTTTCACATAAAGAGCTAAGCATCTTCGTATTTTCTTGAAAAAGCCATGACAGACATTCAACTTAGTTTTGCCCCTGGTACAACCCTTGAAATGATGGTGACCTATGAGATGGCTGCCCGCATCTGGGAAAACTATCTCGGTGACAATGCCACTGTTCATCTCTATGTAGGGATGAGCAATCAGCTACCTAGTGATGTCGCTGGGGGAGCTTTAATGGGCTATTCCGCCTATCAGCAGTATGGCGCCATCCACGATAGTCTCGTGAATGATCAAATCAGCAACGATGACACGGCAGCCACTAGTAATCTGAGTACCAACTCTTACCATACAGTTCGGATCAGGGGAAAAAATCATACGGAAACTCCATCGACCTCAGAGCTGAAACTGACTCGAGCCAATGCCAAAGCAATTGGGATGGTGGGTGGCGCACAAACAAAGCTCGATGGTCTGATTCTCATGAATGACCTCTCGGCACATACCAATGTCAGTTGGGACTACGATGCAGTCAACGCGGAGGTCGGCTCTGACCAAATTGACGCCCTCAGCGTTGCTCTCCATGAAATCGGTCATACCCTCGGCTTTGTCAGTGGAATTGATATCTCCCCCTTATTAACAGCAACTATTAATCTGGAATCTACCCCTGGGAATTTATCCTCAAAGTACGGCTATGACATCTTAGTCGATAATCTCCCCCAACTGACTCCCCTCGATTTATTCCGTTATTCTAGTCAAACTAAAGGCACGATGATGACAGAACTCACTCCTGGTGCCACTCAATACTTGTCAATTGACAACGGGAACACCAAGCTTGGCAACTTTGCTAAAGGAGTGAGTGTAGATGGCGCCCAAGCCAGCCACTGGAAAAACTCAGGTAATCCTTTAGGCATTATGGACCCCGACATCGACCTCGGCGAACGCATGACGATTTCTGATCTCGATCTGCTTACCTTCGATGTCATTGGGTGGGATCGTCAAAGTGCCCTCATTGATTTGGAGATGCTCCAAACAGATGCTCAAGCACACTTAGCCAATCAACTCCAGACTAGTGTAACTGAAATGCTAGCTGATCCCACAACTGCTGCCGAAAACCTTACCATCGACCGTTCCTATGACATCGCTGAGATGGTTTATGAGTCCCAAATTTACGAAAGTCTCTGGGGAGGAAATGACACCTCTTGGTCTTCCATTGAGGATGTGTACTATAGCCTCTGGGGAGGAAATGACACCTCTTGGCAGCAGTTCCTGAGCAATATTTCGACGATGATGTCGCTGACAGGGGCATTCCTTAGCTTTGAAGAAGGAAGAACTGAAAGCCTCTGGGGAAAAGATGATCCCTCTTGGGGTGGCACAACTAGTGTTGATAAGGTTGATTCCTCTGACTCGTCGGTTCTAACTGGATCGGGCTTGTTTGACCTCACCAATGAGGCGGTCTTTGGACCCGCCGGAGAGGTGGTTACTGCTCAGTTAGCTTCTGCGGTCACCTCTGATGCCGGCTATAACAACGTGGTTGGCTTCTATACCGTGGTTGACGAAGCTGGTGGCATCGATACCGACGATGATGGTATCGCCGATGTCAATCCCGGTGACGACCGCTATACCCAAGCCGCTTTGACCAATGCTGAAGATGCCCTTCTCACCAGAGGACAAACCGGCTCCATTGAGTTCACCGCCGGCGAGTTCGTGGTTCCCTTTCTCCTTGCTAATGGGGGAGACCTTAATCAAATCCCGGCAGCACTTCCCGAAGGGGTTCAAGCTTACTTCCCTGATCTGGCTGCTAACGCTGATGGGGCTGAGCACTTCCGTGTCAGCGACAAGACCCTGGGCATTGAAGACCTTTCTGGCGGGGGCGACCAAGACTTTAACGACTTCCTCTTCCAATTGGATTTTGTTTAAGTGTTTCCTGTCTCAGTCGAGCAAAACGTCAGTTTCTTGACAGTAAAACTTTCAGCAGCGATCGCCAAATTTAACTGAAAGAGAAATGGGATTAACGAAAGGAAACAAACAAAAAGGCGCTATTTGCTTTTGGGATTATTTTGAACCCGATTCGTGATTTTTGAATCTAGGAACAATGACTAAAAACATGTTAGTTTTTACTTGAATATCTACCCTAAAATTGACCGAAGCAATATCCGATCAACTCCCTTCTAAAAGTTCTCTCGCAATTTTTTAAGATGTCACATAGTCAACGTCTTCTCTGGTCAAACTCATTGACACTTTTCAGCTTAGGGCTAATCTTTCCTGCCCCCTTAATCGCCCAAGTGTCTGCCCCGATCTCCGACAACACGCTTTCAACGCAAGTCAACCAGCTTGACGGGTCGAATTTCACCATTGAAGGAGGAAAGGTATCTGGGAGTAATCTGTTTCATAGCTTTGAAGCTTTTTCGATTCCTACTAATGGCTCAGTGACCTTCAATAATGGAGCAAATATCCAAACCATTATCAATCGAGTGACTGGGGAGAGTTCGACCCGGATTGACGGACTCCTCCGCACGGCGCAACCGGCGGATGTTTTCTTACTCAATCCGAATGGCATTCGTTTCGGAGAAAATGCCCGACTCGATATTGGGGGGTCATTCTTTGCGACGACGGGGGAAAGTTTACGCTTCGCCGACGGGACAGAATTTAGCGCAGATTCCTCGGCTACTCCGCCTCTGCTGACGATGACGGCGCCGGTGGGGGTGCAGTATGGGGCAAGTCCAGGGGCAATTACTGTTGCGGGCTCTGGTAGCAATCTTCAGCTTGATTTCAACACCTTTGCCATTGATCGCAGCAACCGCAACCCAGGCTTAAGTGTCGGGATGGGAGAGACCCTAGTCTTAGCCGGGGGAGAGATTAACCTGACTGGGGGCAATCTGACGGCTGAGGACGGACGGATTGAACTGGCGAGTGTTGGCGCAAATGAGTTGCTGGAGATCGGTGAAGACTGGCGACTCAATCCCGAGTCAGTGGAACGTTTTGGGAACATTTCCCTGAGCGAAACCGCTTCGGCTGATGTCAGCGGTGTCGGAGGCGGCAATTTGCGCGTCATTGGCGCCAATCTAACTCTTCAGGAGGGGTCGGCTCTTTTGAGCAATACCGAAGGCGACCTTCCTGGCGGAGAAATGACCCTTGATCTCACAGAAGCAATGACGCTATCGGGAGTCCGCGTCGATAACGAAGGCAATCCGCTCTTTCCCAGCCGCATTTTTGCTGAAGTCAGTCCTGGTGCAACCGGACAGGGCGGAAACGTCACGATTAATACCAGGGGCCTCAACCTTTCAGAAGGGGCACAAATTGCTGCTCAGACGTTTGGCTTAGGGGATGCTGGCGTTTTAGAAGTCAATGCTGATCAAATTCTCTCTCTTGGGGGAACGCGCCTTGGTCCAACGGGATTGTTTGCTATTACGGCAAATTTAGGGAATGCGGGAGAACTTAAGATCAATACAGGCTACTTAGGAATCGGGGGGGGCTCGCAGCTTTCTACCTCATCCTTTAGTCCCAGCAATGCCGGTCAAGTGAGCATTGTTGCCGACACCGTCGAAGTAGTCGGCGGTGCCCAGGATTTGGGAGCAAGCTCCATTTTATCTCGGGGAGAAACCCCTGCCTATCAAGGGAGTGGCGGAGAGATAAACCTGACCGCAGACAATCTTGTCGTTGCCGACGGAGCGAGGATTCAAACTGGCTCAGACGGTGGGGGGCAAGGGGGGCAGTTACAAGTTAATGCCACCGATATTCAGCTGGTTGGAACTTCGCCGAGTGGGAGTGCTGGGGGATTATTTTCCTTTGTTGCTCCCTCTGATTCTCCCTTTCTTCCCCAGTTAGCCACGGCGAATGGAGGGGATATCATCGTTAATACCCAAACCCTGGAGATTACAGACGGGGGGCAAATTGCCACTTCTACTGCCGGTTCAGGGGATGGTGGAGATTTAAAGATTTCTGCCGAGCGGGTTGAGTTATCTGGAACCGGGAGTATCGCTGCCAGTGGACTCTTTGCCAGTTCCTTAAGCCCGATTAATCCCAGTAATGGACAGGTATCTCCTCAAGCTGGTGCCGGGGGCAATATCACCGTAAACAGTAATCAAGTTCTCGTTCGCGATGGAGCAACCATTAGTGCTAGCAATTTCCCTAGTAGTAGTAATAATCCTGATGTCGCCCCCGGAGAAGGTTCAGCAGGGAATGTTACCGTGACCGGCAACTTGATTGAACTCGACGATCGCGCACTGATTACTGCTTCCACCGCCAGCGGAGGACGGGGCAATGTCACCCTGAGCGCCAATGACCTCCTGCAACTAAACCGCAATAGCAACATTGCCGCTAATGCCCAAGGCACAGAACCTGGGGGCAATATTGCCATTGATGCGCCCTTTCTCATCGGTCAGAACAATAGCGACATCACCGCCAATGCCGTTAATGCCAGAGGCGGACGGGTCAATATTACGACCAACGCCATCTTCGGGCTCCAGGTACGGGAACAGCAAACCGATTTATCCGATATTACCGCCAGTTCTGAACTCGGGGCAGAGTTTCAGGGGATTATTACGATTAATTCTCCCGAGGTTGACCCCAGCGAAGGCTTAGTAGAACTGCCCGATACCCCTGTGGATGTCACGAATTTAATTGCTCAAGGCTGTGCCGCCACTGAAGGCAATGTCTTTGTCGTTACCGGACGGGGAGGATTGCCGGAAGCGCCGAACCAAACTTTGCGCGGGGCAGCGGTATGGCAAGATCTACGCCCTCTTGGAAATGAAACTGTTGCCCAAGCTCCCCCAGAAGTGACCCCTCCAGAACAAGCGATTGAGGCGCAGGGCTGGGTGAGTGATGCCAATGGGGAAATTTGGCTGGTTGCCCAAACTCCCAATCCTTCACTCGAGAGCGCGTCGAAGCAAGTCATTGATTGTCGAACCCTTAACTCCCAAGAAAACGTAAGATGAACAAGTCCAAACTGCTTCCCTATTTTTTCATCGCTTTGATCGGGTTTGGCATAGCGGTCGGTTCCTCCGTGCTGTTCCCGATTTCTACCACGGCGGTTGCTCAAACAGTTGCCACAGATTCCCCCCTGCAAGCGGGGCGCACGGCCTATGAGCAAGGACGTTATCAAGAAGCGGTAACGGCTTGGCAAGCGGCAGAAACGACCTTCCGAGAGCAAAAACAACGCGGGTATCAAGCCCTGACGCTGGCTTATCTCGCTTCGGCATATCAGCAACTGGGGCAAGGAGAAGAAGCCCAACAGTCTCTTCAAGCCAGTTTACGCTGGCTCAACTCGGGGTCATTTCCCCGTGACTTGATTGCTCAAGTCCTCAATATCCAAGGGAGGCTCCAACTTGCCCAAGGACAGCCTAAAACAGCTCTGGCCACTTGGGAAGAAACGGAAACGCTCTATCGGCAATTAGAGGACGAGCAGGGGATGATTGGGGCGCAACTTAATCAGGCACAAGCCTTGCAATCCCTGGGGTTATACCGTCAGGCGAATCTCCGCTTGCAGGAGATCAATCGGCAGCTTGCCTCGCAACCGGATTCTGCCTTGAAAGTGCAGGGACTACAGAGTCTCGGCAGTACCTTGCAGGTAGTGGGGAATTTAGACGAATCGCAAGCGGTGCTAGAAAATGCTTTAGCTTCGGCGCAACCGTTGCAGTTAGCGGAGCAAATCAGTCAGATTCGCTTTAGTCTGGCGAATACAGCGAGTGCGCAGAATCAAACAGAGAGGGCAGTTGAGCTTTATCAACAAGTGATTGACACGGCTCCGAGTCCTGCTCTGCAACTCGAAGCCCGTTTAAACTTATTCAACTTACTGATTAATACCGAAGACTTCGCAACCGCGTCGGCCCTCATTCCCGCGATTCAAGAACAAATCGCCGGGTTGTCTCCCAGCCGTTTTGGGGTGAATATGCGGGTCAACTTTGCCGAAAGCCTTTTGCAGTTGCAGCAACAAGATCCGACTTTTGTCAATCAAAGTGATCTTGCCCAGATGTTGGCAGACGCAGTTCAGCAAGCGCGAAAATTGGCGGATCCTCGCGCGGAATCTTATGCGCTAGGAACATTAGGGAAACTCTACGAGCAGAACCAGAGCTATCGGGAAGCCCGGAAACTCACCCGTCAGGCTTTGAATTTGTCGCAACAAGCCTCTGCCCCTGAGATTTCTTATCAGTGGGAATGGCAACTAGGACGAATCAGTAAGGCACAGGGAGAGATCGAAAGCGCGATCGCGTCCTACACGGTAGCCGTTGATACCCTGGACCGTCTTCGCAGTGATTTGGTGGCCCTCAATACCAACCAACAGTATTCCTTTCAAGAGAGCGTTGAACCGGTTTACCGAGAATTGGTGTCTCTCTTGCTCAACCCGACAGCAGAAACTGCCTTCCGCAAACAAAGCGATACTCCCAAAACGGTCTCCATTGCTCAAGACAATCTCAAACGCGCCAGAGACGTGATTGAGTCCTTGCAAGTTGCCGAACTGGATAACTATTTTCGGGAAGCCTGTCTGGATGTACAGGAGACATCAATCGAAGAGATTGACGCCCAAGCTGGGGTGATTTATCCCATGATTTTACCAGAGCAACTGGCAGTGATTGTCTCTGTTCCGGGTCAACCCTTAACTTACTACTCTACTCCTACATCAAGCACCGAAGTCGAAGCCACCCTTGACCGACTTCTGCAATCCCTCAACCCCGCCTTCCCCAACGAGATTCGCCGCCAGCTATCTACCCAAGTCTATGACTGGCTGATCCGTCCCGCCTTACCCCAACTTGTCCAACACGACATCCAAACCCTTGTCTTTGTCCTTGATGGCACTCTCCGTAATGTCCCGATGGCTGCCCTCTTTGACGGCGACCAATATCTCATCGAGCAGTATGCCATTGCCCTCACCCCCGGCTTACGACTCCTCCCCTCCGAGCAGAGCTTGGCGGATAACCTCCGCGCCTTTACCGGCGGACTCAGCGAACCCCGTCAAGGATTTGTGGCTCTCCCCGAAGTAGAAACTGAAATTGACCAAATTGCCAAGACCCTGCCAGCGGAAGTTTTGCTCAATGATGCATTCACCCAAGACCGTCTCCGCCAAGAAATTGCCGATACTCCCTTCCCGATTATTCATCTGGCAACCCACGGTGTCTTTACCTCTTTCCCCAGTACTACCTTTATCCTGACCTGGGAAGGTAGAGTCTCGGTCAATGAGTTTGAAAACCTCCTCAAAGCCAGAGAAACCGGCACTAACCGACCCGTTGAACTCCTTGTTTTGAGTGCTTGTGAAACCGCAGCCGGAGACAAACGGGCAGCCCTGGGACTGGCGGGAATGGCAGTGCGCTCAGGGGCTCGGAGTACCATCGCGACTCTCTGGTCAGTCAAGGACCAATCCACCGCCCGCTTAATGAGCGAATTTTATCAACGCCTCAGCCAGCGGCAGGGCAATATTTCTAAAGCGGAAGCACTGCGGGAAGCCCAGCTAAAACTCCTCCGCTCTGAAGATTTTAACCACCCCTTTTTCTGGACGCCTTTTGTCTTGGTGGGGAACTGGTCATAGGATCAGTTGATCTCCTGAATCAGAATTAGGGAATTTTATGATTGTAATCTAGATAAAAGTATAGGGAATAGATGTTCAATTGCTCTCAATCTCAGCCTCAGCAAGCCCGGATCTGGATCATGCCCCGTCAGCTTCAATTGTGTTCTGCCGGCTCTGCTTTAATCCTGTTAGCGGGTTTTGCCTTGGCTCCCCTTTCCCTTGCCCAAACGGGCGCCGGCGATGTCAAACCTCCCTCCGCTGCTCCCCTCGAAGAGTTGCAACCGCGTCCCCTACCGCCATCAGAGGAACTGCTTTCTCCTCCCCCTACCCCAGATGCGGCACCTCCCGATGAGATTCCGAGGACTCTAACCGTTAAGGCCTTTAAGGTGGTGGGCAGTAGCGTCTTTTCCGATGAAGAATTGAACGACCTCCTTGTTCCCTATACTAATCGTCCTCTGACGTTCAGCGAACTCCTGCAGGCGCGCAACGAAATTACGAACTACTATGTGCGCCAAGGGTATGTCACCTCGGGGGCAATTCTCCCCCCCCAAAAACTCACGGATGGAGTAGTGACAATTCAAGTCATTGAAGGAGGATTAGGAGAGATTACAGTCAATGTCGAAGGACGTTTAAACCCTGACTATATTCGCGAACGACTTGCCCTGGCTGCCGAAACTCCCTTACAAATTAATGAGTTACAGTCTGCCCTGCAGCTCCTACAACTGGACCCTTTAATTCAATCCATTTCGGCAGAATTATCCGCAACGCCGGAAGTGGGCATTAATTTACTCACGGTCCAAGCGGAAACCGCAGATACGTTTGCTCTCGATTTGCTCGTTGACAACGGACGTTCCCCTAGTGTCGGTACGATACAACGGCAAGCTTCGATCACTGAAAGCAATCTTCTGGGCTATGGGGATGAAGCCTTTGTCAGTTACACCAATACCGATGGGAGCGATGCCTTTGATCTCAGCTATCGCGTTCCCGTTAACCCTCGCAATGGCAATCTCCGCTTTGCCTACGGGCAAAGCGACAGCGAAGTAATTGAAGATCCCTTTACCCCCCTCGATATTCAATCGGATTATCGCTATTACGAAGTGAGTTTTGATCAACCGGTGATTTTAACGCCCACCGAAGAACTGACACTGGGAATCACCGCCACTCGCCAAGAAAGTGAAAATTTCTTATTTGGCGATGAACCGTTTCAACTCTCAGTCGGGTCGGATGAGGAGGGAAAGACGAGAATTAGCGCCCTGCGTTTTTCTCAAGAGTGGGTCCAACGGGGAGAGAATGAAGTGTTGGCAGCGCGATCGCAGTTTAGTGTCGGGGTGGACTGGTTTGATGCCACTGTCAATGAAGATGCCCCCGATAGCCGCTTCTTTGCTTGGCGCGGACAGGGACAGTGGGTGCGACGGTTAGGGGAAGATGCCTTGCTCCTGGTTCGCAGTGACCTGCAACTGGCTTCCCAAGCTCTCCCCCCCCTCGAACAGTTTGGCTCAGGAGGGCTAGGATCGGTACGGGGTTACCGACAAGATGCATTGCTGAGCGATAATGGCTGGCTGGCTTCAAGCGAGCTGCGTTTACCCGTACTCCGCGTTGAAGACTGGGATAGTGTTCTGCAAGTTGCCCCCTTTGTTGATCTCGGCATTGCCTGGAACAATGATCGTAACGGTGAAGACCGTCCTGAACTGGATTCTAATGTCTTAGCTGGAGTCGGTCTCGGTTTACGTTGGCAAACTGGCGATCGTTTGACGGCTCGTTTTGACTGGGGAATCCCGTTAGTGGACGTTGACGATCGCGACGAAACCTTACAAGAACAAGGGCTTTATTTTTCAGTTTCATATACCCTTTTCTAAGCTTTTGCCGATTTGAGTTTCCGCAACCTTCAGCAAAATGGCTCAAGCATTTGACACATCGGTTCGGTAAAATACTTAAGCATCTAAAGCAATCACCCCAAAATTCTGTTTATGGGAAATCTGCCATGATTAGGAAAATTTCTCTGTTGTTAGTCTCAACGAGCTTACTCGCCAATCCCCCTGTTCATCCTGTTGTTTCAGCACAGGAGATGGACAGCCCAATTTTAGACGTTGTTTTTAATCCTCCTGATGACGATCAGCCCCTAACCTCTAGCGGTGGGGGGTCTCGCGGAAGGAATTGCCCTGGCGATGCGACCGAGGTTTCCCCTTACCTGGTCCCGGTTGTTCCCCAAGACTTTGCCGGTTTGACCACTCAGGGTCGTCCCAGCATTTTGGTGTATGTGGGAGACACCAGCGCCTCGAAAGCATTTTTCAGTATTAAGGGCGACCAACAAGAAAATCATTACTATACCTCTGTCGATCTTCCCCAAACGCCTGGGATAATTCGGATTGACCTCCCAGAGGACGGACCAGAGTTGGCGATTAACCAAAACTATTCTTGGTACTTTGCCTTGATGTGTAACGATCAGCTGCGCCCTGACAGTCCAACGGTAGCGGGTCAGATCAAGCGAGTGACTTTAGACCCTTCTCTCTCATCCCCGGCTGTTGATGAGGACAACGCTTTAGTGAACCAAGTTGCCCTTTACAGTGAAGCGGGAATTTGGTACGAAACAGCAACTCTTCTCGCCGCCTTACGGCAAGCTGAACCGGATAATCGCGCGATCGCGCAAGCTTGGGACAATCTCCTGACCACTGCTGGCTTAGAAGCCATCTCCAACCAACCGATTTTTCCCGAACCCTAATCCCGAAAAGCTAACCCCGGTATGAAACATTTTTCGTTGCTGACTCACTTTGTCCGTAATCAGGGGATTTTAACCGCTGCTTTCGGAATC of the Cyanobacteria bacterium GSL.Bin1 genome contains:
- a CDS encoding CHAT domain-containing protein, which produces MNKSKLLPYFFIALIGFGIAVGSSVLFPISTTAVAQTVATDSPLQAGRTAYEQGRYQEAVTAWQAAETTFREQKQRGYQALTLAYLASAYQQLGQGEEAQQSLQASLRWLNSGSFPRDLIAQVLNIQGRLQLAQGQPKTALATWEETETLYRQLEDEQGMIGAQLNQAQALQSLGLYRQANLRLQEINRQLASQPDSALKVQGLQSLGSTLQVVGNLDESQAVLENALASAQPLQLAEQISQIRFSLANTASAQNQTERAVELYQQVIDTAPSPALQLEARLNLFNLLINTEDFATASALIPAIQEQIAGLSPSRFGVNMRVNFAESLLQLQQQDPTFVNQSDLAQMLADAVQQARKLADPRAESYALGTLGKLYEQNQSYREARKLTRQALNLSQQASAPEISYQWEWQLGRISKAQGEIESAIASYTVAVDTLDRLRSDLVALNTNQQYSFQESVEPVYRELVSLLLNPTAETAFRKQSDTPKTVSIAQDNLKRARDVIESLQVAELDNYFREACLDVQETSIEEIDAQAGVIYPMILPEQLAVIVSVPGQPLTYYSTPTSSTEVEATLDRLLQSLNPAFPNEIRRQLSTQVYDWLIRPALPQLVQHDIQTLVFVLDGTLRNVPMAALFDGDQYLIEQYAIALTPGLRLLPSEQSLADNLRAFTGGLSEPRQGFVALPEVETEIDQIAKTLPAEVLLNDAFTQDRLRQEIADTPFPIIHLATHGVFTSFPSTTFILTWEGRVSVNEFENLLKARETGTNRPVELLVLSACETAAGDKRAALGLAGMAVRSGARSTIATLWSVKDQSTARLMSEFYQRLSQRQGNISKAEALREAQLKLLRSEDFNHPFFWTPFVLVGNWS
- a CDS encoding BamA/TamA family outer membrane protein, translating into MFNCSQSQPQQARIWIMPRQLQLCSAGSALILLAGFALAPLSLAQTGAGDVKPPSAAPLEELQPRPLPPSEELLSPPPTPDAAPPDEIPRTLTVKAFKVVGSSVFSDEELNDLLVPYTNRPLTFSELLQARNEITNYYVRQGYVTSGAILPPQKLTDGVVTIQVIEGGLGEITVNVEGRLNPDYIRERLALAAETPLQINELQSALQLLQLDPLIQSISAELSATPEVGINLLTVQAETADTFALDLLVDNGRSPSVGTIQRQASITESNLLGYGDEAFVSYTNTDGSDAFDLSYRVPVNPRNGNLRFAYGQSDSEVIEDPFTPLDIQSDYRYYEVSFDQPVILTPTEELTLGITATRQESENFLFGDEPFQLSVGSDEEGKTRISALRFSQEWVQRGENEVLAARSQFSVGVDWFDATVNEDAPDSRFFAWRGQGQWVRRLGEDALLLVRSDLQLASQALPPLEQFGSGGLGSVRGYRQDALLSDNGWLASSELRLPVLRVEDWDSVLQVAPFVDLGIAWNNDRNGEDRPELDSNVLAGVGLGLRWQTGDRLTARFDWGIPLVDVDDRDETLQEQGLYFSVSYTLF
- a CDS encoding DUF928 domain-containing protein, with product MIRKISLLLVSTSLLANPPVHPVVSAQEMDSPILDVVFNPPDDDQPLTSSGGGSRGRNCPGDATEVSPYLVPVVPQDFAGLTTQGRPSILVYVGDTSASKAFFSIKGDQQENHYYTSVDLPQTPGIIRIDLPEDGPELAINQNYSWYFALMCNDQLRPDSPTVAGQIKRVTLDPSLSSPAVDEDNALVNQVALYSEAGIWYETATLLAALRQAEPDNRAIAQAWDNLLTTAGLEAISNQPIFPEP